The Fibrobacter sp. genome includes a region encoding these proteins:
- a CDS encoding PAS domain-containing protein, with translation MNTVESNVMELACFEVSEHGRLISANKRFCRLFGFNESEIPWHYVTDLCRYVQDWENYKNTADQNSFVIRMKNRKGRSFNCDVVRETILKPNGEIVYRNMVRRKGEAAGALENVQTSSLSVVFLGRCGGCGEHIRVRTAAETHLRMLCDNCAAAAFPEAYRVREGQM, from the coding sequence ATGAACACCGTAGAATCAAACGTTATGGAATTGGCCTGCTTCGAGGTTAGCGAACACGGCCGTCTCATTAGCGCAAATAAGCGTTTCTGTCGCCTTTTCGGTTTCAATGAATCCGAAATCCCGTGGCATTATGTTACAGATCTGTGCCGCTATGTGCAGGACTGGGAAAACTACAAGAATACTGCTGACCAGAACAGCTTTGTGATTCGAATGAAGAATCGCAAGGGCCGTAGCTTTAACTGCGATGTCGTTCGCGAAACGATCCTGAAGCCCAATGGCGAAATCGTCTATCGCAACATGGTGCGTCGTAAGGGTGAGGCTGCCGGTGCATTGGAAAACGTTCAGACATCTTCCTTGTCTGTGGTGTTCCTGGGACGTTGCGGTGGCTGTGGCGAACACATTCGTGTGCGTACCGCTGCCGAAACCCACCTGAGAATGCTTTGCGACAATTGTGCCGCAGCCGCATTCCCAGAAGCATACCGCGTTCGTGAAGGGCAGATGTAG